Proteins encoded together in one Marinithermus hydrothermalis DSM 14884 window:
- the tuf gene encoding elongation factor Tu — MAKGVFERTKPHVNVGTIGHVDHGKTTLTAAITFAAAAMDPSVEVQDYDQIDKAPEERARGITINTAHVEYNTEKRHYSHVDCPGHADYVKNMITGAAQMDGAILVVSAADGPMPQTREHILLARQVGVPYIVVFLNKVDMVDDEELLELVEMEVRELLSQYEFPGDEVPVIRGSALKALEALHANPKTQRGENEWVDKIWELLDAIDEYIPTPERDVDKPFLMPIEDVFTITGRGTVATGRIERGKITVGEEVEIVGLGETRRTVVTGLEMHRKTLSEGLAGDNVGALLRGVGRDEVERGQVLAKPGSITPHTKFEAQVYVLKKEEGGRHTGFFSGYRPQFYFRTTDVTGVVTLPEGVEMVMPGDNVTFTVELIKPIACEEGLRFAIREGGRTVGAGVVTKILE; from the coding sequence ATGGCCAAGGGTGTGTTTGAGCGGACGAAGCCTCACGTGAACGTGGGGACGATTGGGCACGTGGACCACGGGAAGACGACGCTGACGGCGGCGATCACGTTTGCTGCTGCGGCGATGGACCCGTCGGTGGAGGTGCAGGACTACGACCAGATTGACAAGGCGCCGGAGGAGCGTGCGCGGGGGATTACGATCAACACGGCGCACGTGGAGTACAACACGGAGAAGCGGCACTATTCGCACGTGGATTGTCCCGGGCACGCGGATTATGTGAAGAACATGATCACGGGTGCGGCGCAGATGGACGGGGCGATTTTGGTGGTGTCGGCGGCGGACGGGCCGATGCCGCAGACGCGGGAGCACATTTTGCTGGCGCGTCAGGTGGGCGTGCCGTACATTGTGGTGTTTTTGAACAAGGTGGACATGGTGGACGACGAGGAGCTCCTGGAGCTGGTGGAGATGGAGGTTCGGGAGCTGTTGAGCCAGTACGAGTTTCCCGGGGATGAGGTGCCGGTGATCCGTGGTTCGGCGCTGAAGGCGCTGGAGGCGCTGCACGCGAACCCGAAGACGCAGCGGGGCGAGAACGAGTGGGTGGACAAGATTTGGGAGTTGCTGGACGCGATTGACGAGTACATTCCGACGCCGGAGCGGGATGTGGACAAGCCGTTCCTGATGCCGATTGAGGACGTGTTTACGATCACGGGTCGGGGGACGGTTGCGACGGGGCGCATTGAGCGCGGGAAGATCACGGTTGGCGAGGAAGTGGAGATTGTGGGTTTGGGGGAGACGCGCCGGACGGTGGTGACGGGTTTGGAGATGCACCGGAAGACGCTGTCGGAGGGTCTTGCGGGGGACAACGTTGGGGCGTTGCTGCGCGGTGTGGGGCGTGACGAGGTGGAGCGAGGCCAGGTGTTGGCGAAGCCGGGATCGATCACGCCGCACACGAAGTTTGAGGCGCAGGTGTACGTGTTGAAGAAGGAGGAGGGGGGCCGGCACACGGGGTTTTTTTCTGGGTACCGGCCGCAGTTTTACTTTCGGACGACGGACGTGACGGGTGTGGTGACGCTGCCCGAGGGCGTGGAGATGGTGATGCCCGGGGATAACGTGACGTTCACGGTGGAGCTGATCAAGCCGATTGCGTGCGAGGAGGGGCTGCGGTTTGCGATTCGCGAGGGCGGCCGTACCGTGGGCGCGGGTGTCGTCACCAAGATCCTGGAGTAA
- the rpmG gene encoding 50S ribosomal protein L33, giving the protein MASDVRIKILLECTECKRRNYATEKNRRNTTGKLELRKHCPWCNKHTVHKEVKA; this is encoded by the coding sequence ATGGCCAGCGACGTACGCATCAAAATCCTGCTCGAGTGCACCGAGTGCAAGCGCCGCAACTACGCCACCGAAAAGAACCGGCGCAACACCACGGGGAAGCTCGAGCTCCGCAAGCACTGCCCGTGGTGCAACAAGCACACGGTCCATAAGGAAGTTAAGGCGTAG
- the secE gene encoding preprotein translocase subunit SecE: MGRIIAYFREARAELARVTWPSREEIIQSTEAILLFTLFSMTILWVYDLVFGQLMRLIIR; this comes from the coding sequence ATGGGGCGGATCATCGCTTACTTCCGCGAGGCACGGGCAGAGCTCGCCCGGGTGACCTGGCCGAGCCGGGAGGAGATCATCCAGTCCACCGAGGCGATCCTGCTCTTCACCTTGTTCTCGATGACCATACTCTGGGTCTATGACCTGGTGTTTGGTCAGTTGATGCGGTTGATCATCCGATGA
- the nusG gene encoding transcription termination/antitermination protein NusG, with the protein MSIEWYAVHTYVGYEDKVKANIEKRAKALGMEDKIFQVLIPTEEIVEHREGGKKEVVRRKLFPGYVFVQMDLGDNPEDPNEAWEVVRHTPGVTGFVGTATRPVPLTPDEVQGILEASGVAGKKEGPKPQVSFKEGDVVRVVSGPFADFTGVVSEISPERNKVKVLVSIFGRETPVELDFSQVVRA; encoded by the coding sequence ATGAGCATCGAATGGTACGCGGTCCACACCTACGTGGGGTACGAGGATAAGGTCAAGGCCAACATCGAGAAACGGGCCAAGGCCTTGGGCATGGAGGACAAGATCTTTCAAGTCCTCATCCCCACCGAGGAGATCGTGGAGCACCGTGAAGGCGGAAAGAAAGAGGTGGTGCGCCGCAAGCTCTTCCCAGGGTATGTCTTCGTGCAGATGGACCTCGGCGATAACCCCGAGGACCCCAACGAGGCCTGGGAGGTGGTGCGCCACACCCCGGGCGTGACCGGGTTTGTGGGGACCGCGACCCGCCCGGTGCCGCTCACGCCGGATGAGGTGCAAGGCATCCTTGAGGCCAGCGGCGTGGCGGGCAAGAAGGAAGGGCCCAAGCCCCAGGTTTCCTTCAAGGAAGGGGACGTGGTGCGAGTGGTTTCCGGCCCCTTCGCCGATTTTACGGGGGTGGTCAGCGAGATCAGCCCCGAGCGCAACAAGGTCAAGGTGCTGGTGTCCATCTTCGGGCGCGAGACCCCGGTCGAGCTGGATTTCTCGCAGGTGGTCCGCGCGTAA
- the rplK gene encoding 50S ribosomal protein L11 translates to MKKVVGIVKLQLPAGKATPAPPVGPALGQHGANIMEFCKAFNAATANMGDAIIPVEITIYSDRSFTFITKTPPASYLIRKAAGIEKGAQKPGREKVGKITWEDCLKIAEQKMKDLNAGSLEAAARQIAGSARSMGVEVEGMPDA, encoded by the coding sequence ATGAAGAAGGTTGTGGGTATTGTGAAGCTGCAGCTGCCCGCGGGCAAAGCCACGCCCGCGCCCCCGGTGGGGCCCGCGTTGGGCCAGCACGGGGCGAACATCATGGAGTTCTGCAAGGCCTTTAACGCGGCCACGGCGAACATGGGGGACGCGATCATTCCCGTGGAGATCACCATCTACTCTGATCGCTCCTTCACCTTCATCACCAAGACGCCCCCGGCCTCCTACCTGATCCGCAAAGCGGCGGGGATCGAGAAGGGAGCCCAGAAGCCGGGCCGTGAGAAGGTCGGCAAGATCACCTGGGAGGACTGCCTCAAGATCGCTGAGCAGAAGATGAAGGACCTGAACGCGGGCAGCCTTGAGGCCGCCGCGCGGCAGATCGCCGGGTCCGCCCGTTCGATGGGCGTGGAAGTGGAGGGGATGCCCGATGCCTAA
- the rplA gene encoding 50S ribosomal protein L1 produces MPKHGKRYRALLEKVDTTKTYEIDEAARLVKELASARFDETVEAHIKLGIDPRKSDQNVRSTVTLPHGTGRTVRVLAIAKGEKIKEAEEAGADYAGGEEFIQKILDGWMEFDAVVATPDMMGAVGSKLGRILGPRGLLPNPKAGTVGFNIGEIIKEIKAGRIEFRNDKTGVVHAPIGKASFAPEQIAENLRAFIKAVEAAKPEAAKGTYLRSVYITTTMGPSIRVNPYS; encoded by the coding sequence ATGCCTAAGCACGGTAAGCGGTACCGCGCGTTGCTGGAAAAGGTCGACACTACGAAGACCTACGAGATCGACGAGGCGGCCCGGCTGGTCAAGGAGCTGGCCTCCGCCCGCTTCGACGAGACCGTGGAGGCGCACATCAAGCTCGGCATCGATCCTCGCAAGTCCGACCAGAACGTGCGCTCCACCGTGACCTTGCCGCACGGAACCGGCCGCACCGTGCGCGTGCTGGCCATCGCGAAGGGCGAGAAGATCAAGGAAGCCGAGGAGGCCGGGGCGGACTACGCCGGAGGCGAGGAGTTCATCCAGAAGATCCTGGACGGCTGGATGGAGTTCGACGCGGTCGTGGCCACCCCGGACATGATGGGCGCGGTGGGCTCCAAGCTGGGGCGGATCCTGGGGCCGCGCGGTTTGTTGCCGAACCCGAAGGCCGGCACCGTGGGCTTTAACATCGGCGAGATCATCAAGGAGATCAAGGCCGGCCGTATCGAGTTCCGTAACGACAAGACCGGTGTGGTGCACGCGCCCATCGGCAAGGCGAGCTTCGCGCCGGAACAAATCGCGGAAAACCTTCGTGCCTTCATCAAGGCGGTCGAGGCGGCGAAGCCCGAGGCGGCCAAGGGCACCTACCTGCGGAGCGTCTACATCACCACCACCATGGGCCCTTCCATCCGGGTGAACCCGTACTCCTAA
- the rplJ gene encoding 50S ribosomal protein L10 codes for MPSKRNVELLARLKETLQAADGSFFLVNYQGLPAGDEFQLRKALKEKGARLLVAKNTLIRIALQELGLPELDGALAGPTAVVVFEDPVAAAKALLDFAEKNEKKIPEAKAGLLQGQLLSPEDIKALAKLPTLDELRAELVGTLQAPMAEMVGVLGGAAREFVGILDAYVKKQKEAA; via the coding sequence GTGCCGAGCAAACGCAACGTCGAGCTCCTGGCCCGCCTGAAGGAAACCCTGCAGGCTGCGGACGGCTCGTTCTTCCTGGTGAACTATCAGGGCCTACCGGCCGGTGATGAGTTCCAGCTCAGAAAGGCGTTGAAGGAGAAGGGAGCGCGCCTGCTTGTGGCCAAGAACACCCTGATCCGCATCGCGCTTCAAGAGCTGGGCTTGCCCGAGCTGGACGGGGCGCTGGCCGGGCCGACCGCGGTGGTGGTCTTCGAGGACCCCGTCGCTGCGGCGAAAGCCCTGCTAGACTTCGCCGAGAAGAACGAGAAGAAGATCCCCGAGGCTAAGGCCGGCTTGCTGCAGGGTCAGCTCCTCTCCCCGGAGGACATCAAGGCGCTGGCCAAGCTGCCCACCCTGGACGAACTGCGCGCCGAACTGGTGGGTACGCTGCAGGCCCCGATGGCCGAGATGGTTGGCGTGCTGGGCGGTGCAGCCCGCGAGTTCGTAGGCATCCTGGACGCGTACGTGAAGAAACAGAAAGAAGCGGCGTAA
- the rplL gene encoding 50S ribosomal protein L7/L12 translates to MALDIERIKEELSQATVLELKQLIDVLKEEWGVEAAAPVAVAAVPGAAAGAEAAAEEKTEFDVILKEAGGQKLQVIKEVRAITGLGLKEAKDLVEKGGAIKEGISKEEAEEIKKKLEAVGATVELK, encoded by the coding sequence ATGGCTCTGGACATCGAACGCATTAAAGAGGAACTTTCCCAGGCGACCGTTCTCGAGCTCAAGCAGCTGATCGACGTGCTGAAGGAGGAGTGGGGCGTGGAGGCCGCCGCTCCCGTGGCCGTGGCCGCGGTGCCCGGTGCGGCCGCCGGGGCTGAGGCCGCCGCTGAGGAGAAGACCGAGTTCGACGTGATCCTCAAGGAGGCGGGCGGCCAGAAGCTCCAGGTCATCAAGGAGGTGCGGGCCATCACCGGTCTGGGCCTCAAGGAGGCCAAGGACCTGGTGGAGAAGGGCGGCGCCATCAAGGAAGGCATCTCCAAGGAAGAAGCCGAAGAGATCAAGAAGAAGCTCGAGGCCGTCGGCGCCACCGTCGAACTGAAGTAA